A single Pararhizobium sp. A13 DNA region contains:
- a CDS encoding zinc-dependent alcohol dehydrogenase family protein, protein MQAIHYTAKGLAASVDIPMPELLPGHALIKVQAAGLCHTDIDVLHGRYGEGRFPLVPGHEYAGTVERVAEDVTSLKPGDRVAVDPNLPCGDCPACRKGLTNLCAHLGAYGVTQAGGFAEYSALMATHLHPIGDLPFDVAALAEPLACVVNGLTSASLKTGPTGTQTALVFGAGPIGLLLALSLKARGVEIVTIADINESRLDFARSLGLETAVSGSAALSEQHRTFDFVADATGIPRVVEGMIDLTADGGTILVFGVCAPDARIAIAPFEIFRRQLKVVGSHSLNRNIPQALETLTADQAGSGAMARLVSHRLPLAEILPFLSKGSSDVATMKVQFAAGA, encoded by the coding sequence ATGCAGGCGATCCACTATACGGCCAAGGGCCTCGCGGCGTCGGTTGACATTCCGATGCCGGAACTCCTTCCGGGACATGCGCTGATCAAGGTCCAGGCGGCCGGGCTCTGCCACACCGACATCGACGTGCTGCACGGCCGATACGGCGAAGGCCGCTTTCCTCTCGTGCCGGGCCATGAATATGCCGGCACCGTCGAGCGCGTGGCCGAAGACGTCACGTCGCTCAAGCCCGGCGACCGCGTCGCGGTCGATCCGAACCTCCCTTGCGGCGACTGCCCGGCCTGCCGGAAGGGCCTGACCAATCTCTGCGCCCATCTTGGTGCCTATGGCGTGACACAGGCAGGCGGCTTTGCCGAATACAGCGCCCTGATGGCCACGCATCTTCACCCGATTGGGGACCTCCCCTTCGATGTCGCTGCACTGGCCGAACCGCTCGCCTGCGTCGTCAACGGGCTGACGAGCGCCAGCCTTAAGACCGGTCCGACGGGGACGCAGACTGCGCTGGTCTTCGGCGCCGGGCCGATCGGCCTCCTGCTCGCCTTGTCCCTCAAGGCGCGGGGTGTGGAGATCGTGACCATCGCCGACATTAACGAGAGCCGGCTGGATTTTGCCCGTTCGCTCGGCCTCGAAACGGCGGTGTCGGGCTCGGCCGCGCTCTCGGAACAGCACCGGACATTCGATTTCGTTGCCGATGCCACCGGCATCCCCCGTGTGGTCGAAGGTATGATCGACCTGACGGCCGATGGCGGCACGATACTCGTCTTCGGCGTCTGCGCGCCGGATGCGCGGATCGCCATCGCGCCGTTCGAGATTTTTCGCCGACAGTTGAAGGTCGTGGGGTCGCATTCGCTAAACCGGAACATTCCACAAGCGCTGGAAACGCTCACGGCCGACCAGGCTGGCAGCGGTGCGATGGCGCGTCTGGTGTCACACCGCCTGCCGCTCGCCGAGATCCTGCCCTTCCTGTCAAAGGGATCCAGTGATGTGGCCACGATGAAAGTCCAGTTCGCCGCTGGCGCGTGA
- a CDS encoding LacI family DNA-binding transcriptional regulator: MEDFSEFVGLSRPTVSKYFNDPFSVRKKTRDTIEVALKKSGYRPNMFAVNLNRRRSNIIGVIIPNSADPFYMALTRRIELIANEAGFLAFVLSSDGKAEMEDQAIQTFKSMNVAGAIIAPLGIKSHHATLEELGRSIPLVYVDSPLDEQSAFVGTNNRQSFGLIVDYLCRSGEPPCYFGMPHVNTNATTRRAAYIEAMQSFGLEPRIIDISDAATWDFERFAFEEASRLFQQETPLPTKTILCANDRLAFGVIAAAYEIGLKVGHGNECDIRVAGHDDHPLSRYACPPITTVAQNYNEIGRLSIELLLQKVGEAPASGQAVSERTLLSAEIMLRKSA; this comes from the coding sequence ATGGAAGATTTTTCCGAGTTCGTCGGTCTGTCTCGCCCAACCGTTTCCAAATACTTCAACGACCCCTTCTCCGTACGCAAGAAGACGCGGGATACGATCGAGGTGGCGTTGAAGAAATCCGGCTACCGGCCGAACATGTTCGCCGTCAATCTGAACCGCCGGCGCAGCAACATCATCGGCGTGATCATCCCCAACTCGGCCGATCCGTTCTACATGGCCCTCACCCGCCGGATCGAACTGATCGCGAACGAAGCCGGCTTCCTCGCCTTCGTCCTCTCCTCCGATGGCAAGGCCGAGATGGAGGATCAGGCTATACAGACGTTCAAGTCGATGAACGTCGCCGGCGCCATCATCGCCCCGCTCGGGATCAAGTCGCATCACGCGACGCTCGAGGAGCTCGGCCGGAGCATTCCGCTCGTGTACGTCGATTCACCACTCGACGAGCAGTCGGCCTTTGTCGGCACCAACAACCGGCAGAGCTTCGGCCTCATCGTCGACTACCTCTGCCGCTCCGGCGAGCCGCCCTGCTATTTTGGCATGCCGCATGTCAATACGAACGCCACGACACGACGGGCCGCCTACATCGAAGCCATGCAATCGTTCGGCCTGGAGCCCCGGATCATCGACATCTCGGATGCCGCCACCTGGGATTTCGAACGCTTCGCCTTCGAAGAGGCAAGTCGATTGTTCCAGCAGGAAACACCGCTGCCGACGAAGACCATCCTCTGCGCAAACGACCGGCTGGCCTTCGGTGTCATTGCAGCGGCCTATGAGATCGGCCTGAAAGTCGGGCATGGCAACGAGTGCGATATCCGCGTCGCCGGCCACGACGACCATCCCCTCTCCCGCTACGCCTGCCCCCCAATCACGACGGTCGCCCAAAATTATAACGAGATCGGCCGTCTTTCGATCGAGCTGCTGCTTCAAAAGGTGGGCGAGGCACCGGCCTCGGGACAAGCGGTTTCCGAGCGCACACTGCTCAGCGCTGAGATCATGCTCAGAAAGTCGGCGTAG
- a CDS encoding 4-carboxy-4-hydroxy-2-oxoadipate aldolase/oxaloacetate decarboxylase: protein MIHIKNIAERPSPADIDAIAKFSPATIHEAQGRRGALSSRIKPVDYRMKLCGPAFTVKSAPRDNIMLQLAINYAQPGDIIVVSAGEYEEAGSFGDVLANACLAKGIGGLVTDTGVRDTLQLRELGFPVFSLSVCIKGTVKESLTALNDPIIVGGELINPGDIIVGDADGLVVVRKQEAQDVAKLSQAREDAEAGYIAAYKQGKSVIEVSNLDAVLKAKGLVVSS from the coding sequence ATGATCCACATCAAGAACATTGCCGAACGGCCCAGCCCGGCAGACATCGACGCCATCGCAAAATTCTCGCCGGCGACAATTCATGAGGCGCAGGGCCGTCGCGGTGCATTGTCGTCCCGCATCAAGCCCGTCGACTACCGCATGAAGCTATGCGGCCCCGCCTTCACGGTTAAATCGGCGCCGCGTGACAACATCATGCTGCAACTCGCCATCAACTACGCGCAACCCGGAGATATCATCGTCGTATCGGCGGGCGAATACGAAGAGGCCGGATCTTTCGGTGATGTGCTAGCCAATGCCTGCCTGGCTAAGGGGATTGGTGGTCTTGTGACCGACACGGGCGTACGCGATACGCTTCAGCTCCGCGAACTTGGTTTTCCGGTATTTTCCTTGAGTGTGTGCATCAAGGGAACGGTCAAGGAAAGCCTGACGGCCTTGAATGACCCCATTATCGTCGGCGGCGAGCTAATTAATCCCGGCGACATCATCGTTGGCGACGCGGACGGGTTGGTGGTGGTTCGCAAGCAGGAAGCCCAGGACGTCGCAAAGCTCTCGCAGGCACGCGAAGATGCCGAAGCCGGTTACATTGCGGCTTACAAGCAAGGCAAGTCGGTGATCGAAGTCAGTAATCTGGATGCAGTGCTCAAAGCCAAAGGACTGGTTGTCAGCTCCTGA
- a CDS encoding ABC transporter substrate-binding protein gives MTLKCIAFSFALAATAGITPAKADRLDDIMSAKTLRCATFADVPPFASPDLQTREMAGFDVDLCNAIAKQLGVKAEVKPVSVEARVPEVKLGRVDITVANLAYTQSRAEQIQFSDPYYLAKEMLIVPADDPGQTKADFAGQRIASTKGSTSEMSIKLNKSEPLTFQDTASAYLAVQQGKARGMVANTMTTTKFVNESQAKGKKMRMIQDPMLFQPIGIGMAKDQPALTAKINEALHALDESGEINKIWDKWLGPTTEYKMTRTDKVVPLSELKFDPIP, from the coding sequence ATGACCTTGAAATGCATCGCCTTCAGTTTCGCCCTCGCGGCTACCGCCGGGATCACGCCCGCCAAGGCCGACCGGCTGGACGACATCATGTCCGCCAAGACGCTCCGCTGCGCGACCTTCGCCGACGTGCCGCCCTTCGCCTCTCCCGATCTGCAGACCCGCGAAATGGCCGGCTTTGACGTTGATCTGTGCAATGCGATCGCCAAGCAGCTCGGCGTAAAGGCCGAGGTCAAGCCCGTCTCCGTCGAAGCCCGCGTGCCGGAAGTCAAGCTCGGCCGTGTCGACATAACTGTCGCTAACCTCGCCTACACTCAAAGCCGCGCCGAACAGATCCAGTTCAGCGACCCCTATTACCTCGCAAAGGAAATGCTGATCGTTCCGGCCGACGATCCAGGCCAGACCAAGGCCGATTTTGCCGGCCAGCGCATCGCCTCCACGAAGGGCTCAACCTCCGAAATGTCGATCAAGCTCAATAAGTCCGAGCCACTGACGTTCCAAGACACCGCATCGGCCTACCTTGCCGTTCAGCAGGGCAAGGCACGCGGCATGGTGGCGAACACGATGACCACAACGAAGTTCGTCAACGAGTCCCAGGCCAAGGGCAAGAAGATGCGGATGATCCAGGATCCGATGCTCTTCCAGCCGATCGGTATTGGCATGGCAAAGGACCAGCCGGCCCTGACTGCCAAGATCAACGAAGCGCTCCACGCGCTCGATGAATCCGGTGAGATCAACAAGATCTGGGACAAGTGGCTTGGTCCGACCACCGAATACAAGATGACCCGGACTGACAAGGTCGTCCCGCTCTCCGAGCTGAAGTTCGACCCGATCCCGTAA
- a CDS encoding amino acid ABC transporter ATP-binding protein has product MTTSELPQDLHAIKISKVSKQYGDYQVLKEIDAQVTRGEVVVICGPSGSGKSTLIRTINRLEEINSGSISFDGLNIHAPMKTRELNRLRSRIGFVFQSFNLFPHLSVVDNVSMSPIRVKGVAPDVAHAKALLLLERVGLADKANAYPGQLSGGQQQRVAIARALAMEPPVMLFDEPTSALDPEMVGEVLAVMKSLAAEGMTMLCVTHEMGFARDVADRIWFIDAGQILEMATPEEFFGNPRHPRAQRFLADLRH; this is encoded by the coding sequence ATGACCACGTCAGAATTGCCGCAGGATTTGCATGCGATCAAGATCTCGAAGGTCTCCAAGCAATATGGCGACTATCAGGTTCTGAAGGAGATCGACGCTCAGGTCACCCGAGGCGAGGTCGTGGTTATTTGCGGACCGTCCGGCTCTGGGAAATCGACGCTGATCCGCACGATCAATCGTCTCGAGGAGATCAACAGCGGCTCGATCTCCTTCGATGGCCTTAACATCCACGCGCCGATGAAGACCCGCGAGCTCAACCGGTTGCGCAGCCGGATCGGCTTTGTGTTCCAGAGTTTCAATCTTTTTCCGCACCTCTCCGTTGTCGACAACGTTTCGATGTCGCCAATTCGGGTGAAGGGCGTCGCGCCGGACGTTGCCCACGCCAAAGCACTGCTCCTTCTCGAGCGCGTCGGGCTGGCTGACAAGGCCAATGCCTATCCCGGTCAGTTGTCCGGCGGGCAGCAGCAGCGCGTGGCGATTGCCCGCGCACTCGCCATGGAGCCACCGGTCATGTTGTTCGACGAGCCGACCAGCGCGCTTGACCCTGAGATGGTCGGAGAAGTCCTGGCCGTCATGAAGAGCCTCGCCGCCGAAGGTATGACCATGCTTTGCGTGACCCATGAGATGGGTTTCGCACGCGATGTCGCCGATCGGATCTGGTTCATCGATGCCGGCCAGATCCTCGAAATGGCGACGCCTGAAGAGTTCTTTGGCAACCCCCGCCATCCCCGCGCTCAGCGGTTCCTCGCCGATCTGCGGCACTGA
- a CDS encoding amino acid ABC transporter permease, with protein sequence MINDILAIIRDYWLLLLIGQFPNGPLGGLANTLILSALSIALAFPISILLALARLSKWPILRWPVTVLVYVTRGVPLLMLILWSYFLVPLLTGADVPSFVTMLTTLVVYQGAFLSEVVRAGIVALGHGQMEAAKALGHSYFGAMRFVILPQALYNMIPSILSTFVSTIKDTTLGYVINVPDLTFAASQVNNQLLTQPFQVFLILAIVYYAICWSLTHVAHRLERRIARRRAGLTGARPAGVVALAKIVSEQP encoded by the coding sequence ATGATTAACGACATCCTCGCCATCATTCGCGATTACTGGCTCCTGCTGTTGATCGGGCAGTTTCCGAACGGTCCGCTGGGCGGTCTTGCCAACACATTGATCCTGTCGGCCTTGAGCATCGCTCTTGCATTTCCAATCAGCATCTTGCTGGCGCTGGCGCGTCTGTCCAAATGGCCGATCCTGCGTTGGCCGGTCACAGTACTCGTCTACGTCACTCGTGGCGTGCCGCTCCTAATGCTCATTCTCTGGAGCTATTTCCTGGTTCCCCTGCTGACGGGCGCCGATGTGCCGAGCTTTGTGACGATGCTGACAACACTCGTCGTCTATCAAGGCGCCTTCCTCAGTGAGGTTGTGCGGGCAGGGATCGTCGCGCTCGGGCACGGGCAGATGGAAGCGGCCAAGGCTCTGGGTCACAGCTATTTCGGTGCGATGCGCTTCGTGATTTTGCCCCAGGCGCTCTACAACATGATCCCGAGCATCCTGTCGACCTTCGTCTCGACGATCAAGGATACGACGCTCGGCTATGTGATCAACGTGCCGGATCTCACCTTCGCCGCGAGCCAGGTCAACAACCAACTCCTCACGCAGCCCTTCCAGGTCTTTCTCATCCTGGCGATCGTCTACTACGCGATCTGCTGGAGCTTGACCCACGTCGCCCATCGTCTCGAGCGCCGCATTGCCCGCAGGCGCGCCGGCCTCACTGGCGCCCGCCCCGCAGGGGTGGTCGCGCTCGCAAAAATCGTATCGGAGCAGCCATGA
- a CDS encoding amino acid ABC transporter permease, with protein MTGFDLSAILTNPDYVAMLLHGIVMTFVIAIGSWLLAMTLAILLLALRFSPGRFGNSFVAGYVSYHRNVPTLVQLMLWYFGIFTLMPDWLAYWLASHNAEAIFAVIGLGLCQAAYFSEDLRSGLRSVGPGQMEAARALGHGYISAMRFVLMPQGVRNALPPLINHSVSLFKNSSLGIVIGASELTHAVKEIENLSFQTFEIYLIGTVLYLFFSLLIMAGGAYVTMRADPAWRARA; from the coding sequence GTGACCGGGTTCGATCTTTCAGCTATCCTGACCAACCCGGACTATGTCGCGATGCTCCTGCACGGCATCGTGATGACCTTCGTCATCGCGATCGGCTCCTGGTTGCTGGCGATGACGCTGGCCATCCTGCTGCTTGCGCTTCGCTTCTCCCCCGGCCGCTTCGGCAATTCGTTTGTCGCCGGCTACGTCTCCTATCACCGCAACGTGCCGACGCTCGTGCAACTGATGCTGTGGTACTTCGGCATCTTCACGCTGATGCCAGATTGGCTGGCCTATTGGCTCGCGAGCCATAATGCAGAAGCGATTTTTGCGGTCATCGGGCTTGGGCTCTGCCAGGCTGCCTATTTCAGCGAGGATTTGCGCTCGGGCCTTCGCTCGGTCGGCCCGGGACAGATGGAAGCTGCTCGGGCACTCGGTCACGGTTATATATCGGCGATGCGCTTTGTCTTGATGCCGCAAGGGGTCCGCAACGCCCTGCCGCCGTTGATCAACCACAGCGTTTCGCTTTTCAAGAACAGCAGTCTGGGCATCGTGATCGGTGCGTCCGAGCTGACACATGCTGTCAAGGAGATTGAGAACCTCAGCTTCCAGACCTTTGAGATCTATCTGATCGGAACCGTGCTCTACCTGTTCTTCTCGCTCCTCATCATGGCCGGCGGCGCCTATGTGACCATGCGCGCCGATCCAGCCTGGAGGGCACGGGCATGA